A window of the Cellvibrio sp. pealriver genome harbors these coding sequences:
- the hldE gene encoding bifunctional D-glycero-beta-D-manno-heptose-7-phosphate kinase/D-glycero-beta-D-manno-heptose 1-phosphate adenylyltransferase HldE yields MHLTMPYFERAHIVVVGDIMLDRYWHGMSSRISPEAPVPVVKVNQTEDRPGGAANVALNMAALGCGVSLIGVVGDDEAGQILYNRLRAAKIHTNFQISATKPTVTKLRVVSRHQQLLRMDFEEKFDLADSCEFVDKVKGLINRTDALVLSDYAKGSLVDCQSLIRMARDAGVPVLVDPKGSDFSRYRGATVLTPNFLEFESIVGKCANEMELVSKGQALIRDLDLQALLITRGEQGLTLLRDNQTELHLPARAREVFDVTGAGDTVIATLAAVIAAGQTLPEATALANLAAGIVVGKMGTATVSAPELRRAVIAEQGAERGVVTEEQLLLALEDARASGEKIVFTNGCFDIIHAGHVGYLEEARKQGDRLVLAVNSDDSIRRLKGAGRPINPLDRRMAVLAGLEAVDWVVSFDEDTPERLLRRVKPDVLVKGGDYREDQVVGGQIVKAYNGSVKVLSFYDNCSTTSIVNKILRQ; encoded by the coding sequence ATGCATTTGACAATGCCCTATTTCGAGCGTGCACACATAGTGGTTGTAGGCGACATTATGCTAGACCGCTATTGGCATGGCATGAGCTCGCGTATCTCTCCTGAAGCGCCTGTTCCGGTTGTAAAAGTTAACCAGACCGAGGATCGCCCCGGTGGTGCAGCGAACGTTGCCTTGAACATGGCCGCCTTGGGATGTGGTGTTTCGCTCATCGGTGTTGTTGGGGATGACGAAGCCGGTCAGATTCTCTACAACCGTCTGAGAGCCGCAAAAATCCATACCAATTTCCAGATATCCGCCACCAAACCCACAGTGACCAAACTGCGTGTGGTGAGCCGGCATCAACAGCTGTTGCGCATGGACTTTGAAGAAAAGTTTGATCTGGCTGACAGCTGTGAATTCGTCGATAAAGTGAAAGGCCTTATTAACCGCACCGATGCCCTGGTGCTGTCGGATTATGCCAAAGGCAGTCTGGTGGATTGCCAGTCCCTGATCCGCATGGCGCGCGATGCTGGTGTCCCTGTGTTGGTAGATCCTAAAGGCAGCGACTTTTCACGCTACCGTGGTGCCACTGTCTTAACGCCTAATTTTCTTGAGTTTGAATCGATTGTTGGCAAGTGTGCCAATGAGATGGAGTTAGTGAGCAAGGGGCAAGCGTTAATTCGCGACCTTGATCTTCAGGCGTTGTTGATCACGCGCGGGGAGCAAGGGTTGACCTTATTGCGCGACAACCAGACTGAGCTGCACTTGCCTGCGCGTGCGCGCGAAGTATTTGATGTGACGGGCGCTGGCGATACCGTGATTGCAACACTGGCGGCGGTGATCGCCGCGGGTCAAACCTTGCCGGAAGCGACGGCGCTGGCGAATTTAGCTGCGGGTATTGTCGTGGGCAAGATGGGTACTGCAACGGTCAGTGCGCCTGAGTTGCGCCGTGCTGTTATCGCTGAGCAGGGTGCTGAGCGCGGTGTGGTGACTGAGGAGCAATTGCTGTTGGCGTTGGAGGATGCGCGCGCCAGTGGTGAAAAAATAGTCTTCACCAACGGTTGCTTCGACATTATTCACGCAGGTCATGTTGGCTATTTGGAAGAAGCCCGCAAGCAAGGTGATCGCTTGGTATTGGCGGTTAACTCCGATGATTCGATCCGTCGCCTGAAAGGAGCGGGAAGGCCGATCAATCCACTGGATCGCCGCATGGCGGTGTTGGCCGGGTTGGAAGCAGTGGACTGGGTGGTCTCTTTTGATGAAGACACTCCCGAGCGCCTGTTGCGCAGGGTAAAGCCGGATGTACTGGTCAAGGGTGGCGATTACCGTGAAGATCAGGTCGTTGGTGGCCAGATCGTCAAAGCCTATAACGGCTCGGTCAAGGTGCTCAGTTTTTACGATAACTGCTCAACCACATCGATTGTGAATAAGATTTTGCGGCAATAA
- a CDS encoding methyl-accepting chemotaxis protein yields MSGLPSPQVANRGNLIDFVTNYHVYIDRIMLWVTFAAWAMSFLYAGVNNTWFLALFIGGLFTAINWFAIRVVKHTHITPCVIAVVYMLFVSLHVHQLKGMIEAHFGYFVFLAALFTYLNWRPLVWAAGAAAVLHVVLHMMQNAGIEIYLFPDHMHSWTIVAMHAFYVVIETAVLIVLVRLASRLLVVARELVGVTEAMIVSEQRIDLSVRAKVRNNAILDHLNWLLDGISGAIRSALGAQEQADQNLGALTDNTQQLVKMASQSSSAADVIQIAVDNMHQSFVSVAAQVQRAAVLVEDTVAAQREGKAAVKISREGIIDLSSVLSDTAQAIDSLSADCGAITSAVSEIQGIAEQTNLLALNAAIEAARAGEQGRGFAVVADEVRALAQRTQVSTKNIKTIVDRLVSGSASSVQAMGQSRARVLENVSHSEAVEQMFERIASAIGELNRISQQIAAATEEQTQTSESIAQQTSQLSILSSDTTHIVNQNRQMIDKLQLAFSDLQLALTKFH; encoded by the coding sequence ATGTCTGGTTTGCCGTCCCCCCAAGTTGCCAATCGTGGCAACTTGATCGATTTTGTAACCAACTATCACGTCTACATTGACCGCATCATGCTCTGGGTGACGTTTGCCGCTTGGGCGATGTCATTTCTCTACGCAGGGGTAAACAATACCTGGTTTCTGGCGTTGTTTATCGGTGGCCTCTTTACGGCAATCAATTGGTTTGCCATCCGGGTGGTGAAGCATACTCACATTACGCCCTGTGTTATCGCAGTGGTTTACATGTTGTTTGTCAGCCTGCATGTCCATCAGCTGAAAGGCATGATTGAAGCTCACTTCGGCTACTTTGTTTTTCTGGCTGCTCTATTTACCTATCTCAACTGGCGTCCGTTGGTGTGGGCTGCAGGTGCAGCGGCGGTACTGCATGTCGTACTTCATATGATGCAAAACGCCGGAATAGAAATTTACCTGTTCCCCGACCATATGCATTCATGGACGATTGTGGCTATGCATGCGTTTTATGTGGTGATTGAAACGGCAGTATTGATTGTATTGGTCAGACTGGCGAGCCGATTATTAGTGGTTGCCCGCGAGCTGGTTGGTGTGACCGAGGCAATGATAGTCAGTGAACAGCGAATTGATTTGAGTGTGCGCGCCAAGGTGCGCAACAACGCGATTCTCGATCATTTGAATTGGTTGTTAGATGGCATTAGCGGTGCGATTCGCTCTGCGCTGGGCGCTCAGGAGCAAGCCGACCAAAATCTTGGCGCGCTGACAGACAATACACAGCAGCTCGTCAAAATGGCCAGCCAGTCCAGCTCGGCGGCTGATGTTATTCAAATTGCTGTAGACAATATGCATCAATCTTTTGTGAGTGTGGCAGCGCAAGTTCAGCGAGCGGCGGTGCTGGTTGAAGACACGGTTGCTGCGCAAAGAGAGGGGAAGGCGGCGGTCAAAATATCGCGCGAGGGGATTATTGATTTATCCAGCGTATTGAGTGATACCGCGCAAGCAATCGATAGCCTGTCGGCCGACTGTGGTGCCATTACCAGCGCTGTATCGGAAATCCAGGGGATTGCCGAACAGACGAACCTGTTGGCACTCAACGCAGCGATCGAAGCGGCGCGTGCAGGTGAGCAGGGGCGCGGTTTTGCTGTAGTCGCTGACGAGGTGAGGGCACTCGCCCAGCGCACCCAGGTCTCCACCAAGAACATCAAAACGATAGTGGATCGTTTGGTGTCCGGTTCGGCCAGTTCCGTTCAGGCCATGGGGCAGAGCCGTGCAAGGGTATTGGAGAATGTCTCCCACTCGGAAGCGGTAGAGCAGATGTTTGAGCGTATCGCCAGTGCGATTGGCGAGCTTAATCGCATCAGCCAGCAAATCGCCGCAGCCACTGAGGAGCAGACCCAAACATCCGAATCGATTGCGCAGCAAACGTCGCAATTGTCCATTTTAAGCAGCGATACCACCCACATCGTCAACCAAAACCGGCAAATGATCGACAAGCTGCAGTTGGCATTCAGCGATTTGCAGTTGGCATTGACCAAGTTTCACTAA
- a CDS encoding iron-containing alcohol dehydrogenase — MQNFTFSNPTKIVFGEGQIKTLAELVPANARILVTYGGGSIKQNGVYEQVTKALEGKVWFEFGGIEPNPHYETLMKAVELVKKEKIDFLLPVGGGSVIDGTKLIAAAVNFDGEPWDIMAKHQPFFSALPIGCVLTLPATGTESNGNSVITKAATQEKLSFGSPLVYPQFAILDPTTTYSLPPRQIANGVVDAFVHIMEQYLTYPVDAKVQDRFAEGLLMTLIEEGPRALKDPTNYALRANIMWAATMALNGLIGVGVPQDWATHMIGHELTAMHGLDHAQTLAVVLPAVMQHQRAKKHAKLVQYGRRVWGLTQTNEDELIDAAIAATRQFFEQMGTPTTLSGYGVGRESIPKLVDMLVKHELLALGEHGAITPDASREILELAA; from the coding sequence ATGCAAAATTTCACATTTTCCAACCCCACAAAAATCGTCTTTGGCGAAGGCCAGATCAAAACGCTCGCTGAACTCGTTCCGGCCAACGCTCGTATCCTAGTCACTTATGGCGGCGGCTCCATTAAACAGAACGGTGTTTACGAGCAAGTGACCAAGGCACTGGAGGGTAAAGTCTGGTTTGAGTTTGGCGGTATTGAGCCCAATCCGCACTATGAAACCCTGATGAAAGCCGTTGAGCTGGTTAAAAAAGAGAAGATCGATTTCCTTCTGCCGGTGGGTGGCGGCAGTGTGATTGATGGCACTAAATTGATTGCGGCAGCGGTGAATTTTGACGGCGAACCTTGGGACATCATGGCAAAACACCAGCCGTTCTTTAGCGCCCTGCCCATTGGCTGCGTGTTGACCCTGCCTGCTACGGGTACCGAGAGCAACGGCAACTCGGTTATTACCAAAGCGGCCACCCAGGAAAAGCTGTCTTTTGGCAGCCCGCTGGTTTATCCGCAATTTGCGATTCTCGATCCAACCACTACCTATAGCCTGCCGCCACGCCAGATCGCTAACGGCGTAGTCGATGCGTTTGTACATATCATGGAGCAATACCTGACGTACCCTGTTGATGCCAAGGTGCAGGATCGCTTTGCAGAAGGTTTGTTGATGACATTGATCGAAGAGGGACCGCGCGCATTAAAAGACCCCACCAACTACGCCTTGCGCGCCAATATTATGTGGGCGGCGACTATGGCGCTGAATGGTTTGATCGGCGTAGGCGTACCGCAAGATTGGGCAACCCATATGATCGGTCACGAACTGACTGCGATGCACGGACTGGATCACGCCCAGACACTCGCAGTGGTATTACCTGCCGTGATGCAACATCAGCGCGCCAAAAAGCACGCCAAACTCGTGCAATACGGCCGCCGCGTGTGGGGGCTTACACAGACCAATGAGGATGAGTTGATTGATGCGGCGATTGCGGCTACCCGCCAATTCTTTGAACAAATGGGCACCCCGACTACCCTGAGTGGTTATGGCGTGGGTCGCGAATCTATCCCTAAACTTGTGGATATGCTGGTCAAACACGAGTTGCTGGCATTGGGTGAGCATGGAGCAATCACACCGGACGCTTCGCGTGAAATATTGGAACTGGCTGCCTGA
- a CDS encoding Rieske (2Fe-2S) protein encodes MPNSAGQLRLCALEDIPEGTSKGFTLADRRLFAINQRGKIYLYQNRCPHLGIPLEWQDDEFLDSSKSMIMCANHGALFVIQTGKCVAGPCSGQALIPVAYNLLEGSIFIDQT; translated from the coding sequence ATGCCTAATTCAGCTGGACAGCTCCGTCTCTGTGCCCTTGAGGATATTCCTGAGGGCACCAGTAAAGGGTTTACGCTGGCTGACCGCAGATTATTTGCCATCAACCAGCGGGGCAAGATTTACCTCTATCAAAACCGCTGCCCTCATTTGGGCATCCCGCTTGAATGGCAGGATGACGAGTTTCTGGATAGCAGCAAAAGCATGATCATGTGCGCCAATCACGGCGCACTGTTTGTGATCCAGACAGGTAAATGTGTTGCCGGCCCTTGCAGTGGGCAGGCGCTTATCCCGGTGGCTTACAACCTGCTTGAAGGCAGTATTTTTATCGACCAAACCTGA
- a CDS encoding S1C family serine protease produces the protein MKLWRWTITTFLAGITFFTGASAISTTAQAFSTDDERNSVEVFDAARPSVVFVTNQQLARDPYSFDLVTVPRGSGTGFVWDEKGYIVTNYHVVEGARQITITLQDQSNWPAEVVGLAPERDLAVLKIDGKKAKLNALPLGDSSDLRVGRKVLAIGNPFGLDATLTTGVVSALGREIISPNQRKITNVIQTDAAINPGNSGGPLLNSEGKLIGVNTMIYSPSGASAGIGFAIPVNTVKEVVPELITHGRLVRPILGIAVAPDQWAQQIGVEGVPILRVEPNSPAAQAGFEGAKRNNWGQITLGDVIVAIDDYPVANDDQLLSALEHYKPGDKVKVSVVRNGKLLTRSVALAAPR, from the coding sequence ATGAAACTCTGGCGCTGGACGATTACGACGTTTTTAGCAGGCATCACGTTTTTCACGGGCGCGAGTGCGATCAGCACAACCGCCCAAGCCTTTTCCACTGACGATGAGCGCAACAGTGTCGAAGTGTTTGATGCGGCACGCCCGAGTGTTGTGTTTGTCACCAACCAACAACTCGCCCGCGACCCTTACTCATTTGATCTGGTGACTGTGCCGCGCGGCTCAGGCACCGGATTTGTATGGGATGAAAAAGGCTACATCGTCACCAACTATCACGTGGTAGAAGGTGCCCGGCAAATCACTATTACCCTGCAAGACCAATCCAACTGGCCAGCTGAAGTAGTCGGGCTGGCACCGGAGCGCGATCTCGCGGTACTCAAAATCGATGGCAAAAAAGCCAAACTGAATGCCCTGCCATTAGGTGATTCGAGTGATTTACGTGTCGGCCGCAAGGTATTGGCGATTGGCAATCCGTTCGGTTTGGATGCAACCCTGACGACAGGCGTGGTCAGTGCTCTCGGGCGCGAGATCATTTCCCCTAATCAGCGCAAGATCACCAATGTGATCCAGACCGATGCCGCCATCAACCCCGGCAACTCGGGCGGGCCTTTGCTCAACTCTGAAGGCAAGTTGATTGGTGTCAACACCATGATTTACAGCCCAAGCGGAGCCAGCGCCGGTATCGGTTTTGCGATTCCGGTAAACACCGTCAAAGAAGTAGTGCCCGAGCTGATTACCCATGGCCGACTCGTGCGCCCGATATTGGGTATTGCTGTCGCACCTGATCAATGGGCACAGCAAATTGGGGTGGAAGGTGTACCGATTCTGCGAGTTGAACCCAACTCACCTGCGGCACAGGCAGGCTTTGAAGGTGCCAAGCGCAACAACTGGGGGCAAATCACCCTGGGTGATGTGATTGTGGCAATTGATGATTACCCCGTCGCCAACGACGATCAATTGCTTAGCGCGCTGGAACATTACAAGCCCGGCGACAAAGTCAAAGTTAGCGTGGTGCGCAACGGCAAATTGCTAACGCGCAGCGTTGCGCTTGCCGCCCCCCGATAA
- the htpX gene encoding protease HtpX, whose translation MLRIGLFLLTNIAVMVVAGIVLSLLGVGNYRTAGGLDLSSMLVFCAVFGFVGSFISLFLSKWMAKRTMGVQLIEQPRNADEQWLVDTVTKLSQKAGIKTPEIGVFAAQESNAFATGWNRNDALVAVSLGLLQRFERDEVEAVLAHEIGHVANGDMITLSLIQGVVNTFVMFFARIIGDFVDRVLLKNESGRGFGFMIATMVAEIVLGFLASMIVAAFSRYREFRADHAGATLADRGAMIRALQRLQAETNAGVESPLPSSMRAFGISGGVRNLFASHPPLEARIQALRDNA comes from the coding sequence GTGTTACGCATTGGCTTGTTTTTATTAACCAACATCGCTGTCATGGTTGTGGCAGGTATAGTGTTGAGCTTGCTGGGTGTGGGTAACTATCGCACAGCAGGCGGGCTGGATTTATCAAGCATGCTGGTGTTTTGCGCCGTGTTCGGTTTTGTCGGCTCCTTTATTTCGCTGTTTTTGTCCAAATGGATGGCAAAACGCACCATGGGTGTCCAGCTCATCGAGCAACCACGCAATGCGGATGAACAATGGCTGGTTGATACAGTGACCAAGTTATCCCAAAAAGCCGGTATCAAGACACCTGAGATCGGTGTGTTTGCCGCGCAGGAATCCAACGCATTTGCGACCGGTTGGAATCGTAACGATGCGCTGGTTGCGGTGAGCCTTGGCCTGCTGCAACGCTTTGAACGCGATGAAGTGGAAGCCGTACTGGCACACGAAATCGGCCACGTTGCCAATGGCGATATGATTACCCTGAGTCTGATTCAAGGCGTGGTAAACACCTTCGTGATGTTCTTCGCACGTATCATCGGCGACTTCGTAGACCGTGTATTGCTCAAGAATGAAAGTGGCCGCGGTTTTGGTTTTATGATCGCGACCATGGTGGCTGAAATTGTGCTGGGCTTCCTCGCCTCAATGATCGTCGCCGCTTTCTCACGCTATCGCGAATTCCGTGCCGACCATGCCGGTGCAACGCTCGCTGACCGCGGCGCCATGATCCGCGCCTTGCAACGCCTGCAAGCTGAAACCAATGCCGGAGTGGAAAGCCCGCTGCCGAGCAGTATGCGCGCGTTTGGTATCAGCGGCGGTGTGCGCAACCTGTTTGCCAGCCACCCACCGCTGGAAGCCCGTATTCAGGCTCTGCGCGATAACGCCTAA
- a CDS encoding Crp/Fnr family transcriptional regulator, producing the protein MYLPTKQSDLMSDLATKLRGLTELLCSQTSPADEPFEVNANSDIFADAPLTRVFLITEGQVDYYLQNKLVMHYEAGDLIGLPRSLNLPCGQFSCTSPIKLVAYERDTLVAQANSDLKSQRNWAYMLLCMISYQEQALTQELRTAFQPSAGFLHFSKGETIIQQGDTADRVYTLLEGSADAVCDGIKVGEIHANEIFGALAVFTRQPRMASVVATNECTVLAVRKEEFIELIDHQPQICLGLIEEMAAKINQLNNQLLQSKGQFTN; encoded by the coding sequence ATGTATCTTCCAACCAAACAGTCTGACCTTATGTCGGATCTGGCCACCAAGTTGCGTGGTCTGACCGAACTTTTGTGCTCCCAAACCTCACCCGCAGATGAACCCTTTGAGGTGAATGCCAACAGCGACATTTTTGCCGATGCACCACTGACCCGCGTATTTTTGATTACCGAGGGTCAGGTGGATTACTACCTGCAAAACAAGTTGGTCATGCATTACGAGGCGGGAGACCTGATTGGCCTGCCGCGCTCTCTCAACCTACCCTGTGGCCAATTCAGTTGCACAAGCCCGATCAAACTCGTGGCCTATGAGCGCGATACTCTGGTCGCCCAAGCCAATAGTGACCTCAAATCACAACGCAACTGGGCTTACATGCTGCTGTGCATGATCAGCTATCAGGAGCAAGCATTAACCCAGGAATTACGCACGGCGTTCCAACCCTCTGCCGGTTTTTTGCATTTCAGTAAAGGGGAAACGATTATCCAGCAGGGCGATACCGCTGACAGGGTTTATACACTGCTTGAAGGCTCAGCCGATGCTGTTTGCGACGGCATCAAAGTGGGCGAGATCCACGCCAACGAAATATTCGGTGCACTTGCCGTTTTTACCCGCCAGCCGCGTATGGCCTCGGTTGTGGCCACGAATGAGTGCACAGTACTTGCAGTGCGCAAAGAGGAATTCATTGAACTGATTGATCACCAACCACAAATCTGCCTTGGACTGATTGAAGAAATGGCCGCCAAAATTAATCAACTGAACAATCAGCTGCTGCAGTCAAAAGGACAATTTACAAACTAG
- a CDS encoding TfoX/Sxy family protein produces the protein MTASHSELLQLKNLGMASVNILRAVGINTHADLKRTGAVEAYRRIRARDINVSKVMLYALQGALMNVHWNDIPPDLKARLVSEAEMPDQNDLNKVTA, from the coding sequence ATGACTGCGAGTCATAGTGAATTATTGCAATTAAAGAACCTTGGAATGGCATCGGTAAACATCCTGCGCGCTGTAGGGATCAACACCCACGCCGACCTCAAACGTACCGGAGCCGTTGAGGCTTATCGCCGCATCCGCGCTCGCGATATCAACGTATCCAAAGTCATGCTTTACGCCTTGCAGGGTGCATTGATGAACGTGCACTGGAACGATATCCCCCCCGACCTGAAAGCCCGATTGGTCAGCGAGGCCGAAATGCCGGATCAGAATGATCTGAATAAAGTAACGGCTTAA
- a CDS encoding M15 family metallopeptidase, whose protein sequence is MRTLDNLLLGLDETHLVDMPELNARVHHALVAPLMSLRARAADAGFELKVASSYRSFERQLFIWNNKARGLRPVLNDAGKPMDMGQLSARDKVMAILRWSALPGASRHHWGTDIDVYGAANLDPAYSLQLTVEETQGSGPFAEFHRWLDDELAHSDGHFYRPYAQDRGGIAPEPWHLSYAPLATDFMQALTVDVLRAQLEQTDLELKQTVLDNLDEIYQRFIRVD, encoded by the coding sequence ATGCGCACGCTCGATAATCTGTTGCTCGGTTTGGATGAAACTCATCTGGTGGATATGCCGGAGTTGAACGCACGCGTGCATCACGCGCTCGTCGCTCCATTAATGTCCCTGCGCGCGCGCGCGGCCGATGCGGGATTTGAATTGAAAGTGGCCAGCAGTTATCGCAGTTTTGAGCGGCAATTATTCATCTGGAATAACAAAGCGCGCGGTTTGCGCCCGGTGCTGAATGATGCGGGCAAACCAATGGATATGGGGCAGCTTTCTGCGCGCGATAAAGTCATGGCCATTTTGCGTTGGTCGGCATTACCCGGTGCGTCGCGGCATCATTGGGGGACAGATATTGATGTCTACGGTGCTGCAAATCTTGACCCTGCCTATTCATTGCAGCTCACGGTAGAGGAAACGCAGGGCTCGGGCCCTTTTGCTGAGTTCCATCGTTGGCTCGATGATGAGCTGGCGCACAGTGATGGCCATTTTTATCGCCCTTATGCACAAGATCGTGGGGGCATTGCACCCGAGCCCTGGCATTTGAGTTATGCCCCATTGGCAACGGATTTTATGCAAGCACTAACAGTTGATGTATTGCGCGCGCAGCTTGAGCAAACGGACTTGGAGCTCAAACAAACGGTGCTGGATAACCTTGATGAAATTTACCAGCGGTTTATCCGCGTCGATTGA
- a CDS encoding MFS transporter encodes MSQIDFSPAPKKAIRAWMLFDWAAQPFFTVVITFIFGPYFVSRLATDPVEGQAAWGYTITIAGVLIAVLAPVLGALADATGPRKPWIAFFAGIKIIALALLWFAAPGSALWLPMLCIIGAMVAAEFSIVFNDSMMPRLIRQEDIGRVSNLAWGLGYAGGLVVLFSVLLLLAGNPATGKTLIGIAPLFGLDAAQGEDARITGPYAALWYLLFILPMFLLTPDSKKAAPLAAAVKRSMSELKNTLRELMQRPGLFRFLIARMTYQDGVNGLLALGGTFAAGMFGWQTIEMGIYGILLLVVAIAGCAIAGKMDMQLGSKKVVVIGLCCLVIATLGIISTGPGYTLFGLMQLSQQDSGGLFATAAEKAYIVFGLLIGLAFGPVQASSRSFMARSVSADEAGRYFGVYALSGRATAFLAPMAVASLTLYADSARIGMAALVVFLIVGLIILLNSPYPARSSTV; translated from the coding sequence GTGAGCCAAATTGATTTTTCTCCTGCGCCTAAAAAAGCCATTCGCGCCTGGATGCTGTTTGATTGGGCGGCGCAGCCTTTTTTTACGGTTGTCATCACGTTTATTTTTGGCCCTTATTTTGTATCGCGCTTGGCGACTGATCCGGTTGAAGGGCAAGCTGCGTGGGGTTACACCATTACCATAGCGGGTGTGTTAATCGCAGTGCTTGCGCCTGTGCTCGGTGCGCTTGCCGATGCAACAGGTCCGCGCAAACCCTGGATAGCTTTTTTTGCAGGCATCAAAATTATTGCGCTCGCCTTACTGTGGTTTGCGGCACCTGGCTCGGCACTCTGGCTGCCGATGCTTTGCATTATTGGTGCGATGGTCGCCGCTGAATTTTCGATTGTATTTAATGACTCGATGATGCCGCGTTTAATTCGTCAGGAAGATATTGGCCGTGTTTCCAATCTGGCGTGGGGGTTGGGTTATGCCGGTGGCTTGGTTGTTCTGTTTAGCGTGTTGTTGTTACTGGCTGGCAATCCTGCGACAGGAAAAACATTAATTGGCATTGCGCCACTGTTTGGTTTGGATGCAGCGCAAGGGGAAGATGCCCGCATCACCGGCCCTTACGCAGCACTCTGGTATTTGCTCTTTATTTTGCCGATGTTTTTATTAACGCCCGATTCAAAAAAAGCAGCGCCGCTTGCGGCAGCGGTCAAACGCAGCATGAGTGAATTAAAAAATACGCTGCGAGAATTAATGCAGCGCCCCGGGCTATTTCGTTTTTTAATTGCGCGCATGACTTATCAAGATGGTGTGAATGGCTTGCTCGCATTAGGTGGCACTTTTGCTGCAGGGATGTTTGGTTGGCAAACCATTGAGATGGGGATTTACGGCATTTTATTGTTGGTTGTTGCCATAGCGGGGTGCGCTATCGCGGGCAAAATGGATATGCAGTTGGGTTCAAAAAAGGTTGTCGTGATTGGTTTGTGTTGTTTGGTTATTGCAACGCTTGGCATTATTTCTACCGGCCCCGGTTACACCTTGTTTGGCTTGATGCAATTATCACAGCAGGATAGTGGCGGTTTGTTTGCAACTGCAGCTGAAAAAGCCTACATCGTGTTTGGGTTATTAATTGGTCTTGCATTCGGCCCGGTGCAGGCATCATCGCGTTCATTTATGGCGCGCAGCGTTTCTGCCGATGAAGCGGGTCGCTATTTTGGTGTTTATGCGTTGTCGGGGCGCGCTACCGCATTCCTTGCACCTATGGCAGTCGCAAGTCTCACGCTCTATGCCGATTCTGCGCGTATCGGTATGGCGGCGTTGGTTGTATTTTTAATTGTCGGTTTGATTATTTTGTTGAATTCGCCTTATCCGGCGCGATCGTCTACTGTGTAA
- a CDS encoding HAD family phosphatase, producing MLVIFDCDGVLVDSEIISAQVSSDCLKEIGVELSAHYILETYRGKSVADCIRMITEELSQLDSWKNLSAEEQAERGAQFWRHVQLETLVACEKSLEPVAGIMDVLDSLQEKHIAFCVASNGKHEKMRMTLAKTGIMPYVQGRVFSFEDVTRGKPAPDLFLHAAKTLGVEPGNAIVVEDSLTGIQAAVAAGMRPLGYCPPNADGSDNCLLADMRALGAEIFFAMDELMPLILKSH from the coding sequence ATGTTGGTGATTTTTGATTGTGATGGTGTGTTGGTTGATAGCGAAATTATCTCTGCGCAAGTATCGAGTGATTGTTTAAAAGAAATTGGTGTTGAGTTGTCTGCACACTACATACTGGAAACCTATCGCGGTAAATCGGTCGCGGATTGTATTCGCATGATTACCGAAGAATTATCCCAATTGGATTCCTGGAAAAATTTAAGTGCAGAGGAGCAAGCGGAGCGCGGCGCACAGTTTTGGCGTCACGTACAATTAGAGACATTGGTTGCCTGTGAAAAATCATTGGAACCTGTGGCAGGCATCATGGATGTATTGGATAGTTTGCAAGAAAAACACATTGCATTTTGCGTGGCATCCAATGGCAAGCACGAAAAAATGCGCATGACCTTGGCCAAGACCGGGATCATGCCCTATGTGCAAGGCCGTGTATTCAGTTTTGAAGATGTGACACGCGGCAAGCCTGCGCCGGATTTATTTTTACATGCCGCGAAAACGCTGGGCGTAGAGCCAGGCAATGCGATTGTGGTGGAAGATTCTCTCACTGGGATACAAGCTGCCGTTGCTGCCGGTATGCGCCCTTTGGGATATTGCCCACCTAATGCTGACGGCAGCGATAATTGTTTGCTTGCTGATATGCGCGCGCTGGGCGCAGAAATATTTTTTGCGATGGATGAATTAATGCCGTTGATTTTGAAATCGCACTAA